CGGTGAGAAGTCGCCTCTCTCGTAGCCGGCCAGCAGCTGTCGAGCGGTGAGATCGGTCAGGAACATGGACTCAGTCATGCATGGGGACGTACCCACGTTTCTTGTCCACCACGTTAGGCAATGGCTTTCCGGACGCCCAGATGTCGTAAAGCTCGACGAACTGCTCGCCCAGTCGGTCGCGCCAGCCCACGGTGTCGCCGCTCATGTGCGGCGACACGATCAGGCCGGGCACGTCCCACAGACGGCTCTGCGGATCGAGCGGCTCGGCCTCGAAGACATCGAGGGCCGCGCCCGCGATCCAGCGCTTGGACACGGCGTCCACGAGCGCGTTCTCGTCCACGAGCTGACCGCGCCCCACATTGATGAAGCGCGCGGACGGCTGCATCAGACCGAAGAGACGCGCGCCGAACATGCCGCGCGTGCTCTCCGTGAGCGGCGCCGCGCAGATCACCCAGTCGGACCGGGTCAGCAGCCGGTCCAGCTCGTCGGCGCCGTGGATACCCGGGCGCGCCGTGCGGCCGGTGACCGCCACTGTCAGGCCGAGCGCCCTCAGCGTGTCGGCGACCGCCCGGCCGATCGGACCCGCGCCGACGACGGTCGCACGGCTGCCGGCGACCCGCAGTCCCTCACGGTGGCGCCAGCGCCGCTGGCGCTGGAGTTCGAGAGTTCCCGGCAGATCCTTGGCCATGGCAAGGACCAGAGCCGCCACGTATTCGGCAATGGGCTCCTCGAAGATGCCACGGGCGTTAGTCACCAATGTTTCGGAGTTGATCAGCTCGGGACTGAGCAGCCGGTCCACACCGGCGCTCGCCGTGTGGACCCAGACCGGCCGTGGGCCGTCCCCCGGCCAGGCGAGCCGGATCGCGTCCGAAGTGAAGTCCCACGCCAACAGGACGTCGGCCAGGGGGAGTTGAGCGGCGAGGGTGGAGTCGTCCGCGTACACGACCCGGGCTCGGCCGGTCAGCCGGCCGAGGCGCGGCGGCGGATCGGCACCCAGGACGAGAAGGGTTGGTTCGGCCATCGGGAGTGCCCTTCTGAGCGGGGCGGGGATTTCCCCGAGGAAAACTCTTGCAACGTATTTCCTGTGCGGATTGACCACGCTCGCATTTACCTCCTACCGTCGTCAACAACAGCCAAAAGGGGGGCCGTGCCATGGATGTCTCCTTTCTGGGCGGACCGCAGCCGCAGCGTGGTGTCGGTGTGGTCGCCCCATTCGATTTCGCTCTTGATCGTGAACTCTGGCGTTGGATGCCGGACGAGATCTCGCTGCGCCTGACGAGGACGCCCTACGTCCCCGTCGAGGTGTCGCTGGACCTTGCCCGCCTCGTGAGTGAGCACGAGACCCTCGGAGAAGCGGTGCGGGCCCTGGGAGCGTCCGAACCGGAGGTGATCGCGTACGCCTGCACGTCCGGCAGCTTCGTCGGCGGTGTCGTCGGCGAGCGGGCCATGACCGAGGCGATGACCAGGGCGGGCGAGGTGCCCTCGCTCACCACGTCGGGCGCGCTCCTCGAAGCGCTGGAGGAGCTGGGCGCGAAACGGATCGCCCTGGTCACGCCCTATACGGAGTCGGTCACCGAGTCGCTGGAGGACTACCTGGCGGAGGCCGGGGTAACCGTCACGGGTCGCGCCTTCCTGGGGCTGACCCGGCACATCTGGAAGGTGCCGTACCGGTCGGTCGTGGACATGGCGCGGCAGGCCGTCGTCGGTGCGGCCGACGCGCTGTTCATCAGCTGCACGAACCTGCCGACGTACGACGCGATCCCCCAGTTGGAGGCTGAGCTGAGGATGCCGGTGCTGTCGGCGAACCAGGTCACGATGTGGGCGGCCCTGCGCAGAATCGGCGCGCACGCGGTCGGCCCGTATCAGGGCCTGCTGCTCGACCCGCCTCCGGTGCGCCACGTGCCTACGCTGGAAGTAATGGGAGACCTCTCCGAGATCTCGGACATTCCCGTGGTCCCGATCTCCGAGATCGCCCGGATCAACGAGATCTCCGAGATCGGCGACATCCCCGGCATGGCGGAGATGGAGCGGGCGGAGAAGGAGCGGATGGAACCGGTCCAGCAGATGCAGGACAGCCAGCCGGGCCAGCCCGGTGAGTGGGCGCAGCCCTCCCAGCCGGACGCTCCGACCGAGGAACAGGAAGGGTGGACATGACGACCGTCGGACTTCTCTACCCCGGCCACTCCGCCGAGGACGACTACCCCCGGCTGGAGATGCTCTTCGACAGCGACATCAGACTGCCCCTCGTCCACACCGACATCGGCGAGGACGCCCACCGCGTGGACGCGCTCCTGGAAATGGGCTCGGCGCGGCGGCTGGCGGACGGTGTCGAGGAGCTGCGGATGGCGGGCGCCGAGTCCGTGGTCTGGGCGTGCACGAGCGGCAGCTTCGTGTACGGCTGGGACGGCGCGCACGAGCAGGCCCGCACGCTGGCGATGGAGGCGGGACTGCCGGCTTCGAGCACGTCCTTCGCCTTCGCGCACGCGGTCCAGGCGCTGGGCGCCCGGAAGGTCGCGGTCGCCGCGACGTATCCGGAGGACGTCGCTGGCTACTTCGCCGCCTTCCTGAAGTCGGCGGGCATCGAGGTGGTCTCCACGCGCGGCAGCGGCATCATCACGGCGGCCGAGGTCGGCACCTGGGGCCGGGACGAGGTACTGGCCCTGGCCCGGGAGGGTGACCACCCGGACGCGGAAGTCCTTCTCCTGCCGGACACGGCGCTGCACACCGTGGCGTATCTGCCGGAGCTGGAGGAGGCCGTGGGCAAGCCGGTCCTCACCGCGAACCAGGTCACGGTCTGGGAGGGCCTGCGCCTGGTCGAGCGGCACGCGTGGGCCCCGAAGCTGGGGACGCTCTTCGCGAGCCGGGAGTAGGCGCGGATCTTGGGGCTCACCGGGTCCGGTCCTCGGCCTGGTGCCGGGTGCGGGTGCGGTCTTGGTCTGGTGCGGTCCTGGTCCGGTCCCGGGAATAAAACGGAGCCGTCCTCCTGTTGGCGGGAGTCGTACTTGATTTCCGCTCAGGAGGGCTCCCACCGGTGGTTGACGCAATTCGAGGTACGGCGCTGGGCACCGCGCCCGTGCCGCTGTCCGTACTGGACCTGGTCACCGTCGGCAGCGGGAGCACCGCACGGCATTCGCTGCTGACCAGCGTCGAGATCGCCAAGCTGGGCGAGCGCCGGGGCTACGGGCGGCACTGGGTCGCCGAGCACCACTCGATGCCCGGTGTCGCCTCCTCGTCGCCGGCCGTGATCCTCTCCCACCTCGCCGCCCACACCGAGCGCATCCGCCTCGGTTCGGGCGGCGTCATGCTGCCCAACCACGCGCCGCTCGTCATCGCCGAGCAGTTCGGCACCCTGGAGGCACTCGCCCCCGGGCGTGTCGACCTCGGGCTCGGCCGGGCGCCCGGCACCGACGGGGCGACGGCCGCCGCGCTGCGCCGCACCGACCGGCTGAACGAGGGCGCCGACGACTTCCCGCAGCAGCTCGCCGAGCTCACCCGCTTCCTGGACGACGACTTCCCGAACGGGCACCCGTACTCCCGCATCCACGCCGTCCCCGGACCCGTCCAGGGCCCCGCGGCCCGGCCGCCGATCTGGCTCCTCGGCTCCTCCGGCTTCAGCGCCCGGCTCGCCGCCACGCTCGGGCTGCCGTTCGCCTTCGCGCACCACTTCTCGGCGCAGAACACCATCCCCGCGCTCGACCTCTACCGTGAGTCCTTCCGGCCGTCCGCCGTGCTCGACGCCCCGTACGCGCTGATCGGCGTCGCCGCCCTCGCCGCCGATGACGAGAACGAGGCCCGCCGCCAGGTCCTGACCGGCGCGCTGTCGATGCTGCGGCTGCGCACCGGGCGCCCCGGGCTCGTCCCGACGCCCGAGGAGGCGGAGGCGTACAGCTTCAGCGCGCAGGAGCGCGACTTCGTGGACAGCTGGCTGACGAACATCGTCCACGGCACCCCGGACGCCGTCCGCGCCGGCCTGGACGACCTCCAGAAGCGCACCGGCGCCGACGAGCTGATGCTCACCGCCAACGCCCACGGTGCCGAGGCGCGGCTGCGCAGCTACGACCTGATCGCCGACGCGTACGGCCTGCCGGCCTGACCACGGGACGTACCGCGCGTCCGGACCCGGGCTCCCACCCACAGGTGGGAGCCCGGCGCGCGGTACGCGAGGATGCTCGGTGACACGCCCGACGGCCGCTCGCGGACCCGCCGGGCACGCACCGGGATACGGAACAGAGGTCGAGCCATGTCGCTGCATGTCGTCGTCGGCGCGGGTCCCGTGGGCACGGCCACCGCCCGCCTGCTCGCCGACTCGGGCGACCGAGTCCGCCTGATCACCCGCTCCGGCGGCGGCCCCGAGCACGAGGGCATCGAGCGGGTCGCGGCCGACGCCTCCGACGCGGCCACCCTCACCCGCCACACCGCGGACGCCACCACTCTCTTCAGCTGCGGCGGCCCGGCCTACCACCGGTGGGCGACCGACTGGCCGCCGCTGGGCGCGGCGCTGATCGGCGCCGCCGAAGCCAGTGGCGCCGTGCTGGTCACCACCGGGAACCTCTACGGGTACGGACCCGTGGACGCCCCGATGACCGAGCAGACGCCCCAGCGGCCGAACTCCGTCAAGGGCCGGGTCCGCGCGAAGCTGTGGGCGGACGCGCTCGCCGCCCACGAGGCGGGCCGGATCCGTACCGCCGAGGTGCGCGGCTCCGACTACCTCGGCGCCGGAGTGACCTCCACCGCCACCGTCCTGCTCCTGCCGAAGGTGCTGGCCGGGAAGAAGGCGTCGGCGCCCGGGGACCTGGACGCGCCGCACAGCTGGACGTACGTGGGTGACGTCGCCCGCACCCTGGTGGCGGTCGCGGCGGACGAGAGCGCCTGGGGCAGGCCCTGGCACGTACCGTCCCCGCCGCCGGTGTCCGTGCGCGCCCTGGCCGTCCGCGCCGCCGAACTGATCGGGGCCCCGGCCCCGCGCCTGGCGGCGATTCCCGCGCCGCTGCTCAGGATCGCCGGGCTGTTCAACACCGACGCCCGCGAGGTCTGGGAGATCCGCTACCAGAGCGCGGCGCCGTTCGTGCTCGACTCGTCGGCGGCCACGGCGGCTTTCGGCATCACGCCCGCCTCCACCGACGACGCGCTCCTGGAGACCATGAAGGACCTGCGGGCCCGCGCCGCCTGACCGCAAGTGGCGGGGCCCGAGTCAGACCTTCAGCGGTCCTGCCCCGATCATCTCCGCGATCAGCTCCGGCCCCACCGCCCGCGAGTACAGCCAGCCCTGCCCGGTGTCGCACCCGATCCTGCGCAGGCGCGCCGCCTGCCCCGCCGTCTCCACGCACTCCGCCGTGACCGTCAGGCCCAGCCGGTGGGCGAGATGGACCAGCGTCTCGACGATCGTCTCGTCCGCCGGATTGGGGTGCGCGCCCCCGTCGTAACGGAAGCCCCGTACGAAGGAGCCGTCCAGCTTCAGTACGGAGACGGGCAGCCGGCTCAGATAGGCGAGGTTCGAATAGCCGGTCCCGAAGTCGTCGATGGCGATCCGCACGCCCATGTCGCTCAGCGCCTGGAGTGCCTGGAGCGGCCGGCCCGCCGAGCCCATCACCGCGGACTCGGTCAGCTCCAGTTGCAGCAGACACGGCGCCAGACCTGTCTCGGCGAGGATCGCGGCCACATCGGCCACCAGGTCGGAGTCCCAGACCTGCCGTACGGCGACGTTGACGCTCACGAACAGCGGGCGCTCCGCCGGGTGGTCCCGCTGCCACTGCCGGGCCTGGAGACACGCTGTACGCAGCACCCACCGCCCGAGCTGCACGATCGAGCCGTCCTCCTCGGCGATCCCGATGAAGCGGTCGGGCGCGAGGACACCGAACTGCGGATGGCTCCAGCGCACCAGCGCCTCCACGCCCTGGACCGCTCCGTCGGCCATCCCCACCAGCGGCTGGTACTGGAGCACGAACTCCTCACGCTCGACCGCCGGACGCAGCGTGGACGACAGCGCCTGGCGGGTCATCCGGTGCGCGTTGCGCTCCGGGTCGAAAAGGGTCCAGCGTGCCTTGCCGTCCGCCTTCGCCCAGTAGAGCGTCGTGTCGGCGACCTGCATCAGACCGGTGGGAGTGGTGCCGTCGGCGGCCCGTTCGACGACGCCGATGGACGCCGAGACCGAGAGCCGCTGGCCGGCCAGGTCGAAGGGGAGCTGGAGCGCGGCGAGTACGGTGCGGGCGAGGTCGGCGAGCTGTTCCGTACCGGCCGAGTCCTCGACCAGGACCGCGAACTCGTCGCCGCCGAGGCGTGCCACGAGATGGCTGCCGCCGCGGCTGTGGCCGTCGCTGTCGGCGCACTCGGTGAGCCGGCTCGCGACGGCGGCGAGCAGCCGGTCGCCGACCCGGTGCCCGAGGGTGTCGTTGACGGCCTTGAACCCGTCCAGATCGAGGTAGCAGAGACCGATCCGCCCTGTTCTGCCATGGTCGTACGACGATTCGAGCGCGGCGGAGAGCCGCTCGAAGAACAGCGTGCGGTTGGGGAGCCGGGTCACCGGGTCGTGCATCTGGAGGTGCCGGATCCTGGCCTGGAGTTCGCGCCGCTCGCTGATGTCCGAGAGGGAGAGCAGCACGGTGCCGCCGTCGGGCAGGGGCGCGACGGTGACCTCGGCCCAGAGCGTGCGGCCGTCGGGGTGCTTGAGGCGGCGGGTGCAGCGGAAGCGGGAGCGGCGCCCGCGCAGCACTTCGTGGTACGCGTGCCAGGTCCGGTCGTCCGAGGCGAGGTCGACCAGGTCGGCGGCGGCCCGGTCGCGCAGCTCGGCGCGCTCGCTGCCGACCAGTTCCGCGAGGGCGTCGTTGGCGGTGACGACCGTCCCGCGGCGGTCCACGACGGCCATGGGGAGCCGGGCGGCGTTGAAGGCCGCGCGGTAGTCGCGCAGGTCGCGGTCGGCGCGGTCGGCGCGGTGGCCGGCGGGGGTGGGCTGGACGGGCGCGGGGCGGGTGAGTGCCCGCAGCTCACCGAGGGCGAAGCCCGTACCGTCCAGCATGGCCAGAGCATCACGTTCCGTAACCGAGGGTGCGCCGGAATCGGGTGCCGCGACTGCCGCGGCCCGCGGCCTTTCGGAGATTCCGCTCACGGCTCGCTCCCGCGGTGCTGTGGTGTCGTACAGGGGGTGATTCGGGATGGTCGGCGCAGATAAGTCTGCCGATCATAGAGGCCGGGCGGCAGGCCGTTCCAGCTCCCGGCGGTGAACCCGGGCGCGCGAGGTCGACGCCGGGGCGCCGGACGATCGTTTCTGCGCGGCTGCGGCGCGGGATGTACGAGGGATGTCTCCGGCCTGACCGATTGTGACTTTCCGTGGTCCACCGGGGGTGTCGCCCCGCTCACCCAACCGGTCCAGGGAAACAGGGCGTTCTCCGGCGAAAAGGCACAAGGTGGGTGAGCTGTCCCGCATTCCACAGCCGGAGGTCCACGTGGAGCGTCGCCCGACACGCGGGGGAGTGGAACGGCCACGCCTGCGCAGTACCGCCGCGGCCTTCACCTCCCTCGTCGCGGTCGCCGCCACCTCACTGGTGGCCGGCCCCGCCGTGGCGGCGAACTCCGCCGGACCGTGCGCCCTGCCCCGTACCGCGGCGCACCACTCGCTCGGCCTCGACACCTGGAACGCCTCCTACCCGCGCCCGGCCACGACCCTCGACGCGGTCATGGTCTTCCTGTCCTTCCCGGACTCGGAGCCACGGCTCGACCCGGCCGAGCTGGTCTCCGACCACTTCCCGGCGACCAGCAGATTCTTCGAGCGGGCCTCGTACGGGAAGTTCGTCCTGCGCCCGCACCCCCGCCTCCGGTGGATCGACATGCCCCGCCCCTCCACGGACTACGCCATAAGACGCGACTGGGAGCCGGAGATGCGCACCACGTATCTCCGGGACGCGCTGGCGGTCGCCGATCCGGTGATCGACTTCTCGCGGTACGACCTCGTCTATCTGGTCGCCGATCCGGACGCGCCCGGCGTGGACTCGGACGCGACGAAAGTGGTCAACTTCGACCGTCCGCTCACCGCGGACGGCACGGACATCAAGCGCGTCGTCACCGTCTTCGAGCGCCATCCCCCGGACCGCAACGTGCTGGCCCATGAGACCGGACACGTATTCGACCTGCCCGACCTCTACCACCGGCCGACCGACGGCAAGGGCGACTGGGACACCCACGTCGGCGACTGGGACGTGATGGGCAGCCAGTTCGGGCTGGCTCCCGATCTGTTCGGCTGGCACAAATGGAAGCTGGGCTGGCTCGAAAGACGGCAGGTCAGCTGTGTGAAGCCGACCGGCACCAGCATGCTCACCCTGGAACCGCTGGACACCGCGCCCCCGGTCGGCGCGAGCGCCGGGACGCGGCTCGCGGTGGTCAGGACGGGCGAGAACTCGGCCCTGGCGATCGAGGCGCGCGGCTCCACCGGGAACGACTCCACCACCTGCACCGAGGGGGTGCTGATCTACCGGGTGCGGGGCGAGGCCGAGTCGGGCGGCGGTCCCATCGAGGTGGTGGACGCCCACCCGGACAGCGAGGCCTGCTGGGACCAGTCGGTCTACCCGCCGCTGGCGGACGCGCCGCTGGGGGTCGGGGAGACGTTCACGGTGCCGGGGGAGGGCACGAAGGTGGAGGTGGCCGACCGTACGCCGGCCGGCGCGTGGACCGTGAAGGTCACGACGGGGGTCTGAGGCCACGGGGGTCTGAGGTCACGACGAGGTCTGACGTCCGTACGTACGAAAAAGCCCCCCGCTCTCGCGAGGGGCTTTCCCTGTCTGTGCGCCGCCAGGGACTCGAACCCCGGACCCGCTGATTAAGAGTCAGCTGCTCTAACCAACTGAGCTAGCGGCGCCTGCTGACGTCGTAGACCTTAGCACCAGGATCGGTGCGAAGAAAAATCGATATGACAGGCCCCGAATGGCGCTGGTGCGCTGCTCAGGGGCGGGAACCCGGCAGGCTCGTCACCGCCTCGGCGCGGGGGCGGGTGACCGCCGTCCGTAACGTGGGACGGCCCGCCCGCACACACGCCCACAGCAGCACCTCCGGGCCCGGCAGCCATGGATGACGGGTGTCGGGGGCGACCACCCAGCGCGGCGCCGCGCCATTGCCGGGGACCAGCGGCGGTACGGTCACGGCGTCGCCGGAGCCGTGGCAGAGCAGCGGCGGTACGGTCGGCGCGCGGCCCTCCGGCGCCGAGCGCCCCCACTCCTCCCAGGCCAGCAGCGACGGCAGACGCTGGGCGGTGCCGGGGGCCGCGAACAGCATCATCCGGCCCCGGTGCGTGGCGACCGGCCCGGAGCCCGGACCGTCGGACCACAGCCGGTCGAGCATGCGCCTGCCGAAGATGGCGGGCACGTTGACGACGTCGAAGACGGTGCCGCAGGGCAGTACGCCGGGCGCGGTCGGCCGGGCCTCCCAGAGGGCGAGCGTGGAGCGGGGGTACGGCTCGGCGGAGGCGAGCCATCCGGCGCCGGTCGCGGTGACCTGCGCCGCGTGGTGGCGGCCTTCCTCGCGGAGAAAATCGAAGATGTCGGTCCGGCGCTCGTCGTCGCAAGCGCCCGGACTCAAAGGGGATTCATCTCGCAGCCATGCGCTCATGACACTTATATCTACCTGGAGTAACCGGCCGAATCCCGGTAGTTGCCGGAAACCGGGACAGGGTGGTGCGGGAGGGCGTAACCTGCGGCCCGGCATATGCCAGGTGATCGGCCGGCAGGGGCCCGCCGGATGTCCGGTAAGGGGTCACTCCCCCGGCGCGCGCCCGTTGCGGAGCAGATCGCGCCCGAACTCCACCATCTTCTTGGCGTAGTCCTCGGTCCACTCCGCCCGTGCGGCGATGTCCGCGGCCGTGAGCCGGTCGAACCGCCGCGGGTCGGCGAGCTGGGCGGCGGCGAGGGCCTGGAACTCCACGGCCCGGTCGGTCGCGGCCCGGAAGGCGAGCGTCAGCTCGGTGGCCCGGTCCAGCAGCGTGCCCGGGTCGTCGATCGACTCCAGGTCGAAGAAGTGCTCCGGATCGGAGACCGCCTCCGACGGCTCGAACAGCAGCGGGGCGGGCCGCAGCCGCCGCTGACCCGACTCGGATTCCGCCATGTGTTCCTCCTGCTTGCTCCTGGTGCGGGTGCCTGGGATGTCGTACGTGCCGCCTCGGCCACCGTCCATTGTCCCGCCCCGCGCAAGTGGGCCTCCGCAGCTTCCGGCGGCTCGGCCTCGTGGCCACTGTCCGGCCTCAGGGCTGCCAGGGCACGCGGTGTTCCGCCAGGTGGGAGAGGACCGCGTGGTTCGCCTCCCAGCCATCGGGGCTGTGTCTGTTTGCCGCCTCCGGCGGCGTGCCGGACTCCGTCCGGCGTTCGGGTCCCGCTGGGCCGGCTTCAGGGTTGCCAGGGCACGCGGTGTTCCGCCAGGTGGGAGAGGACCGCGTGGTTCGCCTCCCAGCCATCGGGGAACTTGATCGTGACGCCCAGCTGGACCGGCTCCGTCGAGGGGTGTTCGTCGAGCAGTTCCGGGACGCCCGCGCGGCAGACCACGATGCACGCGTGGCGGTGCCGGGAGGCCAGCACGCACAGGCGGCCCGTCTCCAGATGGAACGCCGTCGCGTCCGGGCGGCCCGAGAGCGGGTGCAGGACCACCGTGACGTCGAACTCACGGCCCTGGAGCCGGTTCGCCGTGTCCACGGCCACCCCCGTCACGCCCAGCGCCGCGAGCGCCGCGCGGACCGCCGCCGCCTGGTCGCGGTGCGCCGTGCCGACCGCGACGCGGTCGGCCGTCAGCGGCGCCGCCCCCGGGCCACGCTCGCCGGTCGTCGCGCCACCCCGGTCCAGCAGCCGGCGGACCACCAGCGCGACCGCCCGTACCGCCTCGGGGTCCGTACGGGGCGTACGCCGCGCGGGCAGCTCAAGCAGGCCCCAGCCGGACGCCGCCGCCTCGTCCACCACCCGGTCCGGGCCCGACCCGTCCGACGGGACGGCGAAGGTGAGCCGCCGGTCCGCCGGGCCCGTACCGCTGCGGAACGGCGTGTACGGGTAGAACGCGTCCGACACCAGCGGCGCGGCCGACGCGGGCAGCCGCCACGACACCGGGAGCCGGTGCTGCGGCAGCTCGGGATTGTGGGCGAGCAGCGTGGCGACCGCGCTGGCCGACGGGTCGTAACTGAGCCCCGCCCACTGGTCGGCACCGACCACGCTGAACGGGTCCAACTGCCCCGGGTCGCCCACGAACAGCGCCCGCTCGAAGAGCCCAGCGACGGCGAGCAGCGCGTCCGAACGCATCTGGTACGCCTCGTCCACGATCGCGTGCCGCCACGGCTCCACGCCCTGCACGTGCGCCCACTTGGCGGCCGTGGACACCACGACGTCCAGGCCCGCGAGATCGGCCGCCTTCGCCGACTTCCGTACGGAGGGCAGCTCGTCGAGCGACGGGTCGTAAGGGTCCGGGTCGTTGCTGTGCAGCCGGCCCACGGGCAGGTCGGGGGCCTTCTCGGCGAGCCGTGAGACGAGGTCGTCCACCTGCGCGTTGGTCTGCGCGACGACCATCAACGGCCGCCCCGCCGCGGCCAGTTCGAGCGCGGCGCGCACCACGAGCGTCGACTTCCCGGCGCCGGGCGGCGAGTCGACGACCACGCCCCGGTACGCGCCGTGCAGCGTGTCGTACAGGATCGCGTCGGTGGCCCGCGCGGCCTCGGCACCGGGGTCGAAACCGGCCCGGTCGGATGCGGTTGTGGCGGTCACAGGAAGTCGTCCTCGGTCACCGGGTCGGGAAGGGGCAGCGGGAGCGACGGCGCGGGCGCGTCGTCGGCGGGCGTACGGGACTCAGGAACGTGTACGGCTCCGAGGACGGGACCGGCAGCGCCTGCGTCACCGGCACCGGGTCCGGCCCCCGCACCCTCCGCCCCCGGCGGCCCCCCGTGCGTCCACGGCGTCTCCTCGGTCGACGGCAGCTTCGGACCCCCGCGCTGGTCGTGTTCGAACAGGGTCCAGGCGATCCGGTCGCCCTTCTCCGGGACCGACCCCTCGGCCGGTTCCCTGCCACGGCCCATCCGGTCCGTCAGCCGCACGACCAGCATGCCGTGGCCCCCCGGCTCCCAGCCGACGAACTCCGCCGACTGCGGTTTGCCGTCCAGCGAGCGGTAGACCTTCGTGCGCTCGCCGAGCTGCGGCAGGTCCTCGGTCTGCAGGGTGACCAGGGGGCGCGGACTCGGCCGCTTGCTCTCGCTGTAGGCCATCACCACGTCCGTCACCTCCCCGACGAACGCCTCGCCGGAGAGCCTGCGCCCGGCCAGCACCAGCGGGTCGTCCAGCGCCTCCTGCGCCTCCAGCTGCGCCTGTGCCGTCTCCCGTGAGGCCAGCTTCCGCGCCGCCGTCACCGCGTCGTCGTGCCGGGGCTGCGGCGGTTCGCCGGAGCGCACCCGGTCGCGATGGCCCGTGAAGGACCAGCGGTCGCGCGTCCAGCGGTCGGCGACCCGCGCCCCCTCCGGCAGCTCCCGCAACAGGTCGAGACCCCGCCACACCGCGTCCCACGTGGGCCGCGCCTGGCTCTCCAGGAGCTTCCGGATCTCCCGTTCGGCCCTGGTCAGCCGGCCCAGTTGCTCGTCGGCGCCCAGGCCGTCCTCGGCGGCCCCGAGCGACTGACGCGCCCGGTCGTACTCGTCGATCGCCGGTGCCAGCAGCCTGTTGTCGAACGCCGGGTCCGTGGCCGGGCCCGCGGGCGGACAGAGCAACTGCCCGCGCCTGTCCCGGGCCGTCTCCGCACGCAGCGCCGCGTCCCGGCCGGACCCGCCGTCCGGCGGGTCGATCCAGGCCAGCAGCGCGCCGAGATGCTGGTCCTCCAGGTTGGACTGGCCGGTCGCCCAGTGCCTGTTGAGCAGATCGGTCGCCGCCAGCAGCAGCGACGACCCCGGCACCCGCGCCCGCTCGCCGTAGTGCGTCAGCCAGCGGCCCAGCAGGGGCACGCGCGCGGGCGCCGGATACGGCGTGTCCGGGTCCTGCTCCGCCGTACGCCGGAACCGCATCGACCTGCCGAGGAGCTGTACGAAGTCGATACCGGGCCGGTTCGGCACGATCAACTGCGGTGCGTCCACGCAGAGTTCGACCTCGACCTTGACGCGCTTGCCCGTCTCCGGGTCGGTCTCGCCGCGTTCGGCGGGCTCGACATCGTCCGCGTACGCGTCCAGATGCGGCAGCAGCGCCTCCGCCAGATCGGCGAGGAAGGCGAACCGCAGATCACGGTCGCGGGGCTGCGCCACGGTCAGCAGACGGGGCGACTCCCGGTCCGTACCGACGAGCGCGCCGAGCGGGGCACCGGCCTCACCCGCCGTTGTGAGCGGGACGAAGACCAGCGGGCGGTCCGAGAGCCGCCGGTGGCGCACGGTGGTCAGCGGTCGCGCGCGCCCGCTCTCCACCGCCTCCAGCCGGGCCAGGGTGTTGATCAGCGA
The nucleotide sequence above comes from Streptomyces sp. NBC_01716. Encoded proteins:
- a CDS encoding AAA family ATPase, which encodes MTATTASDRAGFDPGAEAARATDAILYDTLHGAYRGVVVDSPPGAGKSTLVVRAALELAAAGRPLMVVAQTNAQVDDLVSRLAEKAPDLPVGRLHSNDPDPYDPSLDELPSVRKSAKAADLAGLDVVVSTAAKWAHVQGVEPWRHAIVDEAYQMRSDALLAVAGLFERALFVGDPGQLDPFSVVGADQWAGLSYDPSASAVATLLAHNPELPQHRLPVSWRLPASAAPLVSDAFYPYTPFRSGTGPADRRLTFAVPSDGSGPDRVVDEAAASGWGLLELPARRTPRTDPEAVRAVALVVRRLLDRGGATTGERGPGAAPLTADRVAVGTAHRDQAAAVRAALAALGVTGVAVDTANRLQGREFDVTVVLHPLSGRPDATAFHLETGRLCVLASRHRHACIVVCRAGVPELLDEHPSTEPVQLGVTIKFPDGWEANHAVLSHLAEHRVPWQP
- a CDS encoding M6 family metalloprotease domain-containing protein, which codes for MSRIPQPEVHVERRPTRGGVERPRLRSTAAAFTSLVAVAATSLVAGPAVAANSAGPCALPRTAAHHSLGLDTWNASYPRPATTLDAVMVFLSFPDSEPRLDPAELVSDHFPATSRFFERASYGKFVLRPHPRLRWIDMPRPSTDYAIRRDWEPEMRTTYLRDALAVADPVIDFSRYDLVYLVADPDAPGVDSDATKVVNFDRPLTADGTDIKRVVTVFERHPPDRNVLAHETGHVFDLPDLYHRPTDGKGDWDTHVGDWDVMGSQFGLAPDLFGWHKWKLGWLERRQVSCVKPTGTSMLTLEPLDTAPPVGASAGTRLAVVRTGENSALAIEARGSTGNDSTTCTEGVLIYRVRGEAESGGGPIEVVDAHPDSEACWDQSVYPPLADAPLGVGETFTVPGEGTKVEVADRTPAGAWTVKVTTGV